The proteins below are encoded in one region of Pseudomonadota bacterium:
- a CDS encoding caspase family protein yields MRSFALALLTITISLYPAWAFSEPLRYDAVTPHAKAAPSGSSVRRIALLIGISDYPATRDLEGPREDLRAMRDVLVDLWDFRPEDVITLADGQATRARIIDELDALRTRSAPGDHVLVYYSGHGTSDYDLTSGISLPDDSGALVPVDFVPRGSIDEQLSRLILGDRDLRPRFQALDQGGRYLAVLIDSCFAESVLRNDDQALDPGLPSRYIRLAGAAPILRAERRARVIAASSTPLQAFAYERTIFIGAASAFEEATDIGRAMLSRFPTLDARPHGAFTDALLRYLTLEQVADEDGNGAISYSELYNAVRSFMSARRYRHMPQRRPLPNQSAGRIEDRVVFESTRVISDRVAARPAEALSVWVAGAEQDITPLVRALGAEDHLVLRADQSADVLVLVRDEHAQLRTGDNLLLAEISVADPTALVDRLTRYAWANRITHASVAPGAADVRLELRPDRSYAMLRDHIQLEVFPTRPAHLAVFNIDPLGDINLIYPRSREDVNERYEQSRPLRLPRTFHEEAITIAAPFGLEFLVVVAFEEVPQALQRVAALQAVPFDSPGRLGLDALLEAAERQGAKRSLHLTSYGY; encoded by the coding sequence GTGCGCTCCTTCGCCCTCGCTCTCCTAACGATCACGATCAGCTTGTACCCCGCCTGGGCGTTCTCAGAGCCGCTCCGCTACGATGCGGTGACGCCCCACGCAAAGGCGGCCCCAAGTGGGAGTTCCGTACGGCGCATCGCCCTGTTGATCGGGATTTCCGACTACCCCGCTACCCGTGATCTGGAAGGGCCACGGGAGGATCTGCGTGCCATGCGCGACGTGCTGGTAGACCTCTGGGACTTCCGTCCAGAGGACGTCATCACCCTAGCCGATGGTCAGGCCACACGCGCTCGCATCATCGATGAACTGGATGCACTGCGCACACGCTCCGCCCCGGGTGATCACGTCCTCGTCTACTACAGCGGTCATGGCACGAGCGACTACGATTTGACATCGGGCATTTCCTTGCCCGATGACTCGGGCGCTCTGGTCCCGGTCGACTTCGTGCCGCGAGGGAGCATCGACGAGCAACTTTCGCGCCTGATTCTCGGTGACCGCGACCTCAGACCGCGCTTCCAAGCCTTGGATCAGGGCGGTCGCTACCTCGCCGTACTGATCGACAGCTGCTTCGCCGAGAGCGTCCTGCGCAATGATGATCAAGCACTGGACCCTGGACTGCCGAGTCGCTACATCCGCCTTGCTGGCGCCGCGCCCATCCTTCGCGCGGAGCGCCGCGCGCGTGTCATCGCTGCCTCCAGTACGCCCTTACAAGCGTTCGCTTACGAACGAACCATTTTCATCGGTGCTGCCAGCGCCTTCGAGGAGGCGACGGACATCGGCCGGGCGATGCTCTCGCGCTTTCCCACACTCGACGCCCGTCCCCACGGGGCGTTCACCGACGCCCTGCTTCGCTACCTCACGCTCGAGCAGGTCGCAGACGAGGACGGCAACGGGGCGATCTCCTACAGCGAACTCTACAACGCAGTGCGCAGCTTCATGAGCGCGCGGCGCTATCGCCACATGCCCCAGCGACGTCCCCTACCGAACCAATCGGCGGGTCGCATCGAGGACCGCGTGGTGTTCGAGTCCACGCGAGTCATTAGTGATCGGGTGGCTGCGAGGCCCGCTGAAGCACTCAGCGTGTGGGTCGCCGGAGCAGAACAGGACATCACGCCCCTAGTGCGCGCCCTGGGAGCGGAGGATCATCTCGTACTCCGCGCCGACCAGTCGGCGGATGTGCTGGTGTTGGTGCGCGATGAGCACGCGCAACTGCGTACGGGTGACAACCTGCTGCTCGCGGAGATCTCTGTGGCCGATCCCACCGCGCTGGTAGATCGCCTAACGCGCTACGCCTGGGCAAATCGCATCACGCACGCGAGCGTGGCACCAGGAGCCGCGGACGTGCGCCTCGAACTGCGCCCGGATCGTAGCTACGCCATGCTCCGCGATCACATTCAGCTAGAGGTCTTCCCCACCCGCCCCGCGCACTTGGCCGTGTTCAATATCGATCCTCTCGGCGACATCAACCTGATCTACCCCAGGTCCCGAGAAGATGTGAACGAGCGCTACGAACAAAGCCGCCCCCTGCGCCTACCGCGAACCTTCCATGAAGAGGCGATCACTATCGCCGCCCCCTTCGGCTTGGAGTTTCTAGTGGTCGTCGCCTTTGAAGAGGTGCCCCAGGCGCTGCAGCGCGTCGCGGCCCTGCAGGCAGTCCCCTTCGACTCGCCGGGGCGCCTCGGCTTAGATGCCCTCCTCGAAGCGGCGGAACGGCAGGGCGCTAAGCGCAGTCTTCATCTTACTAGCTACGGGTACTAG
- a CDS encoding sigma factor-like helix-turn-helix DNA-binding protein: MSHSDPSTSSFDWQAFVFDPDGQRVEQLTRIADRRFAGSSKGEAAFNYALDKISADGWRLLQAYDGVSRPGTYLTVIFKRLLEDYSRKTEGRARPPAWLARAGELWLAVHRMLCFERADPDAIIQRYGRGGPANVQQLQAIMREIKARIPTCGEVRGDLATDSVSPDVLQGLAEEEDVLLGVTREEDDSVLRALSALLAVDEDTASLAAHAEGAAPLDSALREQGRDQFGLGDEELLILRLHFLERLGFAAIGRSIALPEHRVRRAYRRALAKLHDRLGNFVQAFDT, encoded by the coding sequence ATGAGCCACTCCGATCCGTCCACGTCTAGCTTCGACTGGCAAGCGTTTGTGTTCGACCCCGACGGGCAGCGGGTCGAGCAGCTCACGCGCATCGCCGATCGACGCTTCGCAGGCTCGAGTAAGGGAGAGGCCGCTTTCAATTACGCGCTTGACAAGATCTCCGCCGACGGTTGGCGCCTGCTCCAGGCCTACGACGGCGTTAGCCGACCGGGCACCTACCTGACGGTGATCTTCAAACGCCTGCTCGAGGACTACTCTCGCAAAACAGAAGGGCGCGCCCGCCCTCCCGCGTGGCTTGCCCGCGCCGGCGAGCTCTGGCTTGCCGTGCACCGCATGCTGTGCTTCGAGCGCGCCGACCCTGATGCGATCATCCAACGCTATGGGCGCGGTGGGCCCGCCAACGTGCAGCAGCTGCAAGCCATCATGCGCGAGATCAAGGCGCGCATCCCAACCTGTGGTGAAGTGCGAGGGGATCTGGCCACGGACTCTGTCTCGCCGGACGTCCTGCAGGGCCTCGCGGAGGAAGAAGATGTACTCCTAGGCGTGACCCGCGAGGAGGACGACTCGGTGCTACGCGCCCTCTCCGCACTTCTCGCCGTGGACGAGGACACAGCATCTCTGGCGGCGCACGCCGAAGGCGCTGCCCCCCTTGACAGCGCGCTGCGCGAGCAGGGCCGCGATCAGTTCGGCCTGGGAGATGAGGAACTGCTCATCCTGCGACTGCACTTTTTGGAGCGATTGGGGTTCGCGGCGATCGGCCGCTCGATCGCTCTGCCCGAGCACAGGGTACGGCGAGCTTATCGCCGAGCCCTCGCCAAGCTACACGATCGCCTGGGCAATTTTGTCCAAGCGTTCGACACCTGA
- a CDS encoding zf-HC2 domain-containing protein, with translation MNSTSPSPRQRLIGLLGALWSRAQRGSTSPCPPDTHLAALFDGSLPPAQAAQVRRHIAHCPRCYRSLLHLAEVSDLLVEPSPIPLRPSRGLITLLGGVGVAAAAVLLTLTLQLGGPDWVRTMDAPYDALREAVVDGRYRPSATGWIWRKGYAARGLGLPDTARTRIARSALTKGVAQGLDTATDPLDERWASIRRDTPAPSLACEEVSARECRRIAQFHQAVGRWAVLMHFACEPLRSDEVPSAQGGRNVWMGEAFWQDAITTLEGIAERSARITPDEGYARLFQNWSARAVADEPATVCRGVPPLLSTLVL, from the coding sequence ATGAACTCGACATCGCCTTCACCACGCCAGCGCCTAATCGGGCTGCTCGGCGCCTTATGGTCGAGGGCGCAGCGAGGCTCGACCTCTCCCTGCCCACCCGACACCCACCTGGCCGCCCTATTCGACGGCTCCCTACCCCCGGCGCAGGCGGCACAGGTTCGGCGCCACATCGCTCACTGTCCGCGGTGCTACCGTAGCCTGCTGCATCTAGCCGAAGTGTCAGACCTGTTGGTTGAGCCCTCACCGATTCCGCTGAGACCAAGCCGCGGCCTTATCACGCTGCTAGGCGGCGTTGGCGTAGCGGCTGCCGCCGTACTGCTCACCCTCACTTTGCAGCTCGGTGGGCCTGATTGGGTTCGCACGATGGACGCGCCCTACGACGCGCTACGCGAGGCCGTTGTCGACGGTCGATACCGCCCCTCGGCAACCGGCTGGATCTGGCGCAAAGGCTACGCCGCCCGCGGCCTAGGACTTCCCGATACGGCACGCACTCGTATCGCGCGCTCGGCACTCACAAAAGGCGTCGCCCAAGGGCTGGACACCGCGACCGATCCCCTAGACGAGCGATGGGCTTCTATACGCCGCGATACGCCGGCCCCATCCCTCGCGTGCGAAGAAGTCTCCGCGCGGGAGTGCCGGCGGATAGCGCAGTTCCATCAGGCGGTCGGCCGATGGGCCGTACTGATGCACTTCGCCTGCGAGCCCCTACGCAGCGATGAGGTACCCAGCGCCCAGGGCGGCCGCAATGTGTGGATGGGCGAGGCGTTCTGGCAGGATGCCATCACCACCCTAGAAGGCATCGCTGAGCGCAGCGCGAGGATAACGCCAGACGAGGGCTATGCGCGCCTGTTTCAGAACTGGAGCGCACGCGCGGTCGCCGACGAACCGGCCACCGTGTGCCGCGGCGTCCCACCGTTACTCAGCACCCTTGTTCTTTGA
- a CDS encoding ribonuclease J, with protein MTPTERDLWFLPLGGTGEIGMNFNLYGHDGRWLAVDCGVMFGNEHVPGPAVQLADPEFIATRRDQLSALVITHAHEDHVGGVAWLWKQLRCPIYTTPFTAQVLRRKLAEVGLVDRVPITEVQRGDRITIDVFDVQWVGLTHSIPEPNALFIRTPAGNVFHTADWKLDPDPVVGQAFSEQAYRDLAAQGVSAMVCDSTNATLQGHSLSEGELYAGLHGAVAAASGRVVVGCFGSNLARLHTLARVAKSTGRAMGMLGRSLYNITSAARAAGLWEVEQKLIDASALGYFPRDELLVVATGSQGEPRAALSRLATDRHPDLSLDEGDTVVFSSKVIPGNERSVERLIARLEDMGVRIVMSEDSELPIHASGHPGAEELRRMYGWVRPLIAIPTHGEEKHLRANAAIAGDCGVPRQLLGTNGDLYVIAPKPDVRRGAARTGRLGLTPKGLSAVAT; from the coding sequence CTGACTCCCACCGAACGAGATCTCTGGTTCTTGCCCCTTGGGGGCACCGGCGAGATCGGCATGAACTTCAACCTCTACGGCCACGACGGGCGTTGGCTCGCCGTGGATTGTGGCGTCATGTTCGGCAACGAGCATGTGCCCGGGCCAGCAGTGCAGCTAGCCGACCCGGAGTTCATCGCGACCCGCCGCGACCAGCTCTCGGCCTTGGTCATCACACACGCCCACGAAGACCACGTGGGGGGCGTCGCTTGGCTTTGGAAGCAGCTACGGTGTCCCATTTACACCACGCCCTTCACCGCCCAGGTGCTGCGTCGCAAGCTGGCGGAGGTGGGCCTCGTGGATCGGGTGCCGATCACCGAGGTACAGCGCGGCGATCGGATCACCATCGATGTCTTCGACGTGCAGTGGGTAGGACTCACTCACTCGATTCCAGAGCCCAATGCGCTGTTCATCCGCACGCCTGCTGGCAACGTGTTTCACACGGCCGACTGGAAGCTGGATCCTGATCCGGTGGTGGGACAGGCGTTTAGCGAGCAGGCCTACCGTGACCTCGCCGCCCAAGGGGTGAGCGCGATGGTGTGTGATTCCACCAACGCCACCTTGCAAGGGCATTCGCTTTCCGAAGGCGAGCTCTACGCGGGACTGCACGGGGCCGTCGCCGCGGCTAGCGGCCGGGTAGTGGTGGGGTGCTTCGGCAGCAACCTAGCGCGGCTGCACACGCTGGCGCGCGTCGCGAAGAGTACCGGTCGGGCGATGGGGATGCTCGGCCGTTCCCTGTACAACATCACCTCCGCTGCACGGGCGGCCGGCTTGTGGGAGGTGGAGCAGAAGCTCATCGACGCATCGGCGCTGGGGTACTTCCCCCGCGACGAGCTGCTGGTGGTGGCGACCGGAAGCCAGGGCGAGCCCCGCGCGGCGCTCTCGCGCTTGGCGACCGATCGCCATCCGGATCTTTCCTTGGACGAGGGCGATACCGTCGTATTCAGCTCGAAGGTGATTCCGGGCAACGAGCGATCGGTCGAACGGCTCATCGCCCGCCTTGAGGACATGGGCGTACGGATTGTGATGAGTGAGGACTCGGAACTTCCGATCCACGCATCTGGCCATCCCGGCGCTGAGGAGCTAAGGCGCATGTACGGCTGGGTGCGGCCGCTGATCGCCATTCCAACGCACGGCGAGGAGAAGCACCTGAGAGCCAACGCGGCAATCGCCGGCGACTGTGGCGTGCCCAGGCAGCTGCTCGGTACCAACGGCGATCTTTACGTCATCGCACCCAAGCCCGATGTGCGGCGAGGCGCCGCACGCACAGGGCGCTTGGGGCTGACACCAAAGGGGCTATCCGCCGTTGCCACTTAG
- a CDS encoding ShlB/FhaC/HecB family hemolysin secretion/activation protein produces MRHQGSVKRRAPAHGLRLSAMVFVLTTLLTLPARPATNDSPNANPGGISPLPIPSPLLDSPPALGDSVLPPLPTIGITDTQASLVVVERIVFEGNFAFNDAELRDVVRPYLSRSLGESDLITLRDQIAAHYQTAGYLATRVTLISSSATEGLLRVRVREGNLEDESCIRVLRPSAPAPLRDGACAPLAASGRLRPEYVRARLPGPEDGALNINTLRTALTSLQGDERVQRLDAALTPGTGGDAKLDLLVWETTPWRLSGELGNTVSPSLGGLLGGATVEHLNLTGRGDALSATVSASEGLFTAEGTYSRPVLGGRSRLVLAARGGWSEVVEAPFDALDLTGRTSTFELRLDVPVQGASPNRSLLLGFALVQRSSSAFVFGDPFAFTDGGDDGAYRLSIVRASQSWLRRSARQAIAWRSTFSVGTGLLEATDRTQNGAPDGNFLAWRGQTQWARTLPWRGTLLSVRGELQLAGDPLFGLEAFTLGGINSVRGYRENQLIRDSGISAGVEAQIPVLRRGPHRLALAFFSDAGRVWDVGDEQEDALWSIGAGLRWEHPRVTVSLYAGQALSSRPTAEEGTLQDDGIHLSIRTAR; encoded by the coding sequence ATGCGCCACCAGGGATCGGTCAAGCGACGCGCCCCGGCGCACGGTCTCCGCCTCAGCGCGATGGTCTTTGTCCTGACCACACTGCTCACGCTGCCGGCGCGTCCAGCAACGAACGACTCACCGAATGCGAACCCCGGGGGGATCTCCCCGCTGCCCATTCCAAGCCCGCTCCTCGATTCGCCCCCCGCGCTCGGCGATAGCGTGCTGCCGCCCTTGCCCACGATCGGCATCACCGACACCCAGGCATCGCTCGTGGTCGTTGAGCGCATCGTCTTCGAGGGCAACTTCGCGTTCAACGACGCCGAACTGCGAGATGTCGTTCGCCCCTACCTATCTAGGTCACTTGGCGAATCGGATCTCATTACGCTGCGCGACCAGATTGCCGCGCACTACCAGACGGCTGGATACCTAGCGACGCGGGTGACCCTGATCAGTTCATCGGCGACCGAGGGGTTGCTGCGCGTACGGGTGCGCGAGGGAAACCTCGAGGACGAGTCCTGCATCCGAGTGCTGAGACCTTCAGCGCCTGCGCCCCTTCGCGACGGAGCCTGCGCGCCACTCGCTGCGAGCGGCCGACTACGCCCCGAGTACGTGCGCGCGCGACTGCCGGGTCCCGAGGACGGCGCCCTGAACATCAATACGCTGCGCACGGCCTTAACCAGCCTGCAAGGCGATGAGCGGGTACAACGTCTGGATGCGGCCCTGACACCGGGAACGGGCGGCGACGCCAAGCTCGATCTTCTAGTCTGGGAAACAACGCCCTGGCGCCTCTCGGGCGAGCTCGGCAACACCGTATCGCCGTCCTTGGGCGGACTGCTCGGCGGCGCCACCGTCGAGCACCTAAATCTGACCGGCCGCGGAGACGCGCTGTCCGCCACCGTGAGCGCCTCTGAAGGACTGTTTACGGCCGAGGGCACCTATAGTCGTCCCGTCCTAGGCGGGCGGTCGCGACTCGTACTCGCGGCACGAGGGGGCTGGAGTGAGGTAGTCGAAGCGCCATTCGATGCACTCGATCTCACCGGTCGAACGAGCACCTTTGAGCTGCGCCTCGACGTCCCCGTGCAAGGGGCATCACCAAACCGATCTCTACTGTTGGGCTTCGCCCTCGTGCAGCGTTCCAGCAGTGCGTTCGTGTTCGGCGATCCCTTCGCCTTCACGGACGGAGGGGACGACGGCGCCTACCGCCTGAGCATCGTGCGGGCATCACAGTCTTGGCTGCGCCGCTCCGCCCGCCAGGCGATCGCCTGGCGCTCTACCTTCAGCGTCGGCACGGGGCTACTCGAGGCCACCGATCGCACCCAGAACGGCGCGCCGGACGGCAACTTCCTCGCTTGGCGCGGGCAGACTCAGTGGGCACGTACCCTGCCCTGGCGCGGCACCTTGCTCTCGGTTCGCGGCGAACTCCAGCTCGCTGGCGATCCACTCTTCGGGCTCGAAGCGTTCACTCTTGGGGGCATCAACAGCGTGCGCGGCTACCGGGAGAATCAACTGATCCGCGACAGCGGCATCAGCGCCGGCGTCGAAGCGCAAATCCCCGTACTGAGGCGCGGCCCCCATCGCCTCGCCTTGGCGTTCTTCAGCGACGCAGGGCGGGTTTGGGACGTAGGAGATGAGCAGGAAGATGCGCTGTGGAGTATCGGGGCGGGCTTGCGCTGGGAGCACCCAAGGGTCACGGTCTCCCTCTACGCTGGTCAGGCCCTATCTTCGCGGCCCACCGCCGAAGAGGGTACTCTGCAGGACGATGGTATTCATCTGAGCATTAGGACGGCACGATGA
- a CDS encoding MarR family transcriptional regulator, which translates to MPRHNNLLLSHQLCFALYTATNSVVRAYRRRLADVGLTYTQYLVLLALWERDGVALKSLAERLSLDSASLTPVIKRLEKMGLLRRDRSSTDERRISIVLTAQGQSLQDEVAAIQHAVECQTGLSEEAFLTLRGSLEQLTRTMNDNDDEEATARVVGAS; encoded by the coding sequence ATGCCACGACATAACAACCTACTGCTCAGCCACCAGCTCTGCTTCGCGCTCTACACGGCCACCAATTCCGTGGTGCGCGCCTACCGCCGACGCCTCGCAGACGTGGGGCTCACATACACCCAATACCTCGTGCTACTAGCACTCTGGGAACGAGATGGAGTGGCGTTGAAGTCCCTGGCGGAACGACTGAGCCTGGATTCTGCGAGCCTGACACCCGTCATCAAGCGGTTGGAGAAGATGGGCTTACTGCGACGGGATCGCAGCAGCACCGACGAGCGGCGTATTAGCATCGTCCTCACCGCCCAGGGCCAGTCCCTCCAGGACGAGGTTGCCGCCATCCAGCACGCCGTCGAGTGCCAGACCGGCCTCAGTGAAGAGGCTTTCTTGACGCTGCGCGGCTCCCTTGAGCAGCTCACGCGCACAATGAACGATAACGACGACGAAGAAGCGACAGCCCGCGTAGTGGGCGCCTCGTAG